A window of Mytilus edulis chromosome 10, xbMytEdul2.2, whole genome shotgun sequence contains these coding sequences:
- the LOC139491036 gene encoding contactin-associated protein like 5-3-like, protein MEMENGVGVTVIDHDGERDVYVYGYEAHGSYSFNVTYDIPFEHVVAIIDSSQFCRQFVRWKCFDAQMWDGGNQKWNTYWTNRSTAYLATNEYKPPSLFFHGSEKKRICECGISQTCQQSNVLCNCDINDSIWRSDEGYVTNKDALPIVAFFAGDTGHSMEKGEHFIGPIECYGTA, encoded by the exons ATGGAAATGGAAAATGGAGTTGGAGTAACTGTGATAG ATCACGACGGAGAGCGAGATGTATATGTATATGGCTATGAGGCACATGGATCCTACAGTTTTAACGTCACATATGATATTCCTTTCGAGCATGTAGTTGCAATAATAGATTCATCCCAGTTTTGTCGACAGTTTGTACGCTGGAAATGTTTTGATGCTCAAATGTGGGATGGTGGAAATCAGAAGTGGAATACGTACTGGACAAATCGAAGCACAGCCTACTTAGCAACCAATGAGTACAAACCTCCATCTTTATTTTTTCACGGATCTGAAAAAAAGAGAATTTGTGAGTGTGGAATTTCTCAGACCTGTCAACAGAGCAATGTGCTCTGTAATTGCGATATCAACGATAGCATTTGGAGATCTGACGAAGGATACGTCACAAATAAGGATGCTTTGCCAATAGTCGCTTTCTTTGCAGGGGACACAG gACATTCCATGGAAAAAGGTGAACATTTCATAGGCCCAATTGAGTGTTATGGAACTGCCTAG
- the LOC139492733 gene encoding uncharacterized protein has protein sequence MFGHYDRLMQELRMEDQQSFFNFLRMPPEMFDEILNTVGIRIQRRDTRLRKALEPGLKLAVTIRHLSSGDKYPTLQYDFRVARNTISMFVPEVCQAIVDEYKVEAVSCPTTQREWRDIAEEFQRKWNVPHACGALDGKHIAIRCPSNTGSLFHNYKGFCSVVLLALVDADYKFLWIDIGGCGSMSDAQIYNNSELKECLEEETIGFPDPDPMLNDDKNVPYFILGDDAFGLRTYLMKPYSQRGLTDEQLITNYRISRGRRVVENAFGILAQRWQLLLTTMMQQPNVVRNIVDCCVCLHNVMRLRYPTQQNAQLDMENDQHDLIPGLWRATANMYEVNMVIGPNRDTVAAKKQREYLRLYFNSQAGSVPWQNRMISA, from the coding sequence ATGTTTGGCCACTATGATAGACTGATGCAGGAGTTGAGAATGGAGGATCAACAGTCGTTTTTCAACTTTCTGAGAATGCCGCCCGAGATGTTCGACGAAATCTTGAATACAGTAGGGATCAGAATTCAAAGGAGAGATACCCGGCTTAGAAAAGCATTAGAACCAGGCCTGAAGCTCGCTGTCACTATACGACACTTATCTTCTGGGGATAAATATCCAACTCTACAATACGACTTTAGAGTTGCCCGAAATACAATTTCTATGTTTGTTCCCGAAGTCTGCCAAGCCATTGTAGACGAATATAAAGTCGAAGCAGTTTCTTGTCCCACCACACAGCGCGAATGGCGTGATATTGCTGAAGAGTTCCAGCGAAAATGGAATGTTCCACATGCCTGTGGTGCTCTCGATGGCAAACATATAGCCATTAGATGTCCTTCAAATACAGGATCACTCTTTCATAATTACAAGGGTTTTTGCTCAGTGGTTCTCCTTGCACTAGTTGACGCGGATTACAAGTTTTTGTGGATTGACATTGGTGGTTGTGGATCAATGTCTGATGCTCAGATCTACAACAATTCTGAACTTAAAGAGTGCTTGGAAGAAGAAACGATTGGCTTTCCAGACCCGGATCCAATGCTGAACGATGACAAAAATGTGCCATATTTCATTCTTGGAGACGACGCTTTTGGTTTGAGAACATATCTGATGAAGCCTTATTCTCAACGAGGCTTAACAGATGAACAAttgataactaattacagaaTATCGAGAGGAAGACGTGTGGTTGAAAACGCATTTGGTATATTGGCCCAACGATGGCAATTATTACTTACCACCATGATGCAGCAGCCAAATGTAGTACGAAACATTGTCGACTGTTGCGTTTGTCTGCACAATGTGATGAGACTACGATATCCAACACAACAGAACGCGCAACTTGACATGGAAAATGACCAACATGACTTGATTCCGGGCTTATGGCGAGCGACCGCAAATATGTATGAAGTAAACATGGTAATTGGACCAAACAGAGACACCGTAGCTGCAAAGAAGCAAAGGGAATACCTTCGACTATATTTCAATAGTCAAGCTGGCTCAGTTCCTTGGCAAAACCGTATGATAAGTGCATAG